Proteins encoded together in one Vulcanisaeta thermophila window:
- a CDS encoding Nre family DNA repair protein → MRINPSLCIKCRGEYNLCGLAYCPVLSELRARQVISRVKGLSEVDGSSPPSVFVGRMGYPRVRVYPATPPVHGDTRYLEEPSTWLCMDLNEFISSRLSMVRGSMEFRVDDARNPPRSLHEVQVMALSSGPVDSELILSKPLRGNPLLTEQSPPFGPSAPLKELRISTLPPPPRIVDKVHGDTDLRASEAVVMLYEHGIDVNHIARLLSIGALGVGRRRRLVPTRWSITAVDKQVSDVLVRRIRGYPLIDEVRVYVREFRNNLFLGILVPHTWLYEWGEAWWPGSTWNLWGGDVGLELDGEGYRGRDEYPEIGGCYYAARIAVAEALNAMRRQAAVILWREVYPGFNLPVGVWFVRENVRAMFKGPYMRFDTVDEALRYAGKFLRLPIERWVSRSFVLRRLRVGGLT, encoded by the coding sequence ATGCGCATTAACCCATCACTATGCATTAAGTGCCGTGGGGAGTACAACCTATGCGGGTTAGCCTACTGCCCAGTATTGTCGGAGCTCAGGGCGAGGCAGGTGATTAGTAGGGTTAAGGGATTGAGCGAGGTCGATGGTTCATCACCGCCCAGCGTCTTCGTGGGGCGCATGGGCTACCCCAGGGTGAGGGTTTACCCAGCCACACCACCGGTGCATGGGGATACCAGGTACCTGGAGGAACCAAGCACCTGGTTGTGCATGGACCTAAATGAGTTCATAAGTTCACGATTGAGCATGGTCAGGGGATCCATGGAGTTCAGGGTTGATGATGCCAGGAATCCGCCGAGGAGTCTCCATGAGGTTCAGGTAATGGCCCTCTCCAGCGGGCCCGTGGACTCCGAACTAATCCTCAGCAAGCCACTGCGCGGGAACCCACTACTCACTGAGCAGTCGCCGCCCTTCGGCCCCTCTGCACCCCTTAAGGAGCTCAGGATATCCACGCTACCGCCACCACCGAGGATTGTGGATAAGGTCCACGGAGATACGGACCTGAGGGCATCTGAGGCTGTGGTGATGCTTTATGAGCATGGTATTGACGTGAACCACATAGCGAGGCTCCTAAGCATTGGGGCCCTGGGTGTTGGGCGTAGGAGGAGACTCGTACCCACTAGGTGGTCCATAACCGCCGTGGATAAGCAGGTCTCTGACGTGCTTGTTAGGAGGATTAGGGGGTACCCGTTGATTGATGAGGTTAGGGTTTACGTCAGGGAGTTCAGGAATAACCTATTCCTGGGAATCCTGGTACCGCATACGTGGCTCTACGAGTGGGGTGAGGCTTGGTGGCCTGGTAGTACGTGGAACCTGTGGGGTGGTGATGTGGGGCTTGAGCTTGATGGTGAGGGTTACCGGGGCCGTGATGAGTACCCAGAAATCGGTGGCTGCTACTACGCGGCCAGGATCGCGGTGGCGGAGGCGTTGAATGCCATGCGTAGGCAGGCGGCGGTGATACTATGGCGTGAGGTGTACCCTGGCTTCAACCTACCGGTGGGTGTTTGGTTCGTTAGGGAGAATGTTAGGGCCATGTTCAAGGGGCCGTACATGAGGTTCGACACCGTTGATGAGGCGCTTAGGTACGCCGGTAAATTCCTCAGGCTACCCATAGAGAGGTGGGTCTCCAGGTCCTTCGTGCTTAGGAGATTGAGGGTTGGTGGGTTAACTTGA
- a CDS encoding recombinase family protein, whose amino-acid sequence MSLGIPAVAYVRVSTEEQDPGNQVNYLTRWGASRGFNILKFYIDEAVSGASPILERPAFREFVRDVEGNALNPRPLVLLVYETSRLVRNFQELFRLLDIVENKLGLLIVSASEKESVLQNIDGTYRQFLRTVLAFVATMEREFIRQRTKAAMERLRASGKLRSLADELPRETVEEILRMYQGGLSQRAIAERLGLSLYLVRRVLGSNGFRGLLTCPRCLHRMVIVDRSLVQVDGKYGIKYLLHCNNCGYDEVVIT is encoded by the coding sequence TTGAGTCTGGGGATACCAGCGGTGGCCTATGTCAGGGTTAGTACCGAGGAGCAGGACCCAGGTAATCAAGTGAATTACCTAACCAGGTGGGGTGCGTCCAGGGGCTTCAACATACTCAAATTCTACATAGACGAGGCCGTGAGTGGCGCCTCACCGATACTCGAGAGGCCCGCTTTTAGGGAGTTCGTTAGGGATGTGGAGGGTAATGCCCTAAACCCAAGGCCCCTGGTGCTCCTTGTTTACGAGACCTCGAGGCTTGTTAGGAATTTCCAGGAGTTATTTAGGTTGTTGGACATTGTTGAGAATAAACTGGGGCTGCTAATAGTGAGTGCCAGTGAGAAGGAGTCTGTGCTCCAGAACATAGACGGCACGTACAGGCAATTCCTAAGGACTGTCCTGGCCTTCGTGGCCACCATGGAGCGTGAGTTCATAAGGCAAAGGACCAAGGCCGCCATGGAGAGGCTTAGGGCCAGTGGTAAGTTGAGGTCCCTCGCTGATGAGCTCCCCAGGGAGACCGTGGAGGAGATACTGAGGATGTACCAGGGGGGCCTTAGTCAAAGGGCCATTGCCGAGAGGTTGGGCTTGTCGCTTTACCTGGTCAGGAGGGTCCTGGGTAGTAATGGCTTTAGGGGGTTGCTCACGTGCCCACGTTGCCTCCATAGGATGGTCATTGTGGATAGGTCCCTGGTGCAGGTTGATGGTAAGTACGGCATTAAGTACCTGCTTCACTGTAATAATTGTGGTTATGATGAGGTTGTCATTACCTAA
- a CDS encoding D-2-hydroxyacid dehydrogenase, giving the protein MVRVLITDPVDDYIVNTLRSRGFNIDYRPGITQEELLKVVGDYELLIVRGRTKVTREVIDRATRLRVIARAGVGLDNIDVEYARSRGIEVLNAPEGSTQSVAELVIGFMVMAARLLTLQDRLVKAGEWPKGKYMGMELFGKTLGIIGFGRIGQRVAEIARAMGMNVVAHDIVDISRRAQELGVKPVSLEELLRTSDVITIHVSLTPSARHMIGEREFSIMKNGVIIINTSRGEVIDTKALLNALNTGKVAAAALDVLEHEPPREPWERELVNHPRVIVTPHIGAETVEAQRRIAEILTEKIIRFFDEHR; this is encoded by the coding sequence ATGGTTAGGGTATTGATTACAGACCCCGTGGATGATTATATAGTGAACACCCTCAGGAGCCGGGGCTTCAATATTGACTATAGACCAGGCATAACCCAGGAGGAGCTATTGAAAGTGGTGGGCGATTACGAATTACTCATAGTCAGGGGTAGGACGAAGGTTACGAGGGAAGTCATAGACAGGGCCACGAGGCTTAGGGTAATAGCCAGGGCCGGCGTGGGACTGGACAACATAGACGTGGAGTACGCAAGGTCCAGGGGGATAGAGGTTCTGAACGCACCCGAGGGCTCCACACAATCGGTGGCTGAGTTGGTCATTGGGTTCATGGTTATGGCAGCCAGGCTCCTGACCCTCCAGGATAGGCTTGTGAAGGCTGGTGAGTGGCCCAAGGGCAAGTACATGGGCATGGAGCTCTTCGGTAAGACCCTGGGAATAATAGGGTTTGGGAGGATTGGGCAGAGGGTTGCGGAGATTGCAAGGGCCATGGGAATGAACGTGGTGGCTCACGACATAGTGGACATAAGCAGGAGGGCCCAGGAACTCGGGGTCAAGCCCGTGAGCCTCGAGGAACTGCTCAGGACTAGCGACGTAATAACGATACACGTATCCCTAACACCAAGCGCGAGGCACATGATAGGTGAGAGGGAATTCTCAATTATGAAGAACGGCGTCATAATAATAAACACATCAAGGGGCGAGGTAATAGACACCAAGGCACTACTCAACGCACTGAATACGGGCAAGGTGGCCGCGGCCGCCCTAGACGTCCTGGAGCACGAACCACCCAGGGAACCCTGGGAGAGGGAATTGGTCAACCACCCAAGGGTCATAGTAACTCCGCACATTGGGGCGGAGACCGTGGAGGCCCAGCGTAGGATTGCGGAGATACTCACCGAAAAAATAATAAGATTCTTCGACGAGCACAGGTAA
- a CDS encoding nicotinamide mononucleotide deamidase-related protein: MGEYTAWIISIGNELLIGKTVNTNATWLARKLTLLGYEVRRIIAIPDYEEDEVETFREAIRRGVRVVVSTGGLGPTFDDRTSEYLSRALNRPYVLNDDALRLVVEKFKSRGIELTEPRLKQAKMPLGAKPLPNPVGTAPGIWVKEGNTIIVALPGVPSEMMAIFENYVEPKLRELGPKLHFVERSIEVKGVPEADLAPIIERGMKMSSRIYIKSHPKGHEIGAPYIELHVYASAERREDAERDVDNVVQFLINTIREKGGVVLSG, from the coding sequence ATGGGTGAATACACAGCCTGGATAATATCCATAGGCAATGAACTACTCATTGGAAAGACAGTAAATACAAACGCCACATGGCTCGCCAGGAAATTAACCCTACTGGGCTATGAGGTTAGGAGGATAATAGCGATCCCGGATTATGAGGAGGATGAGGTGGAAACCTTTAGGGAAGCCATTAGGAGGGGTGTGAGGGTTGTGGTATCCACGGGGGGCCTCGGGCCCACCTTCGACGATAGAACCAGTGAGTACCTCTCAAGGGCCCTCAATAGGCCCTACGTGCTCAATGACGACGCCCTCAGGCTCGTGGTGGAGAAGTTCAAGTCAAGGGGTATAGAGCTCACGGAACCAAGGCTTAAACAGGCCAAGATGCCCCTTGGCGCCAAGCCACTACCTAACCCCGTGGGTACAGCCCCTGGGATTTGGGTTAAGGAGGGTAATACAATCATAGTGGCATTGCCAGGCGTTCCCTCGGAAATGATGGCTATTTTCGAGAACTACGTGGAGCCCAAACTAAGGGAGTTGGGTCCCAAGCTCCATTTTGTGGAGAGGTCCATTGAGGTTAAGGGTGTGCCCGAGGCCGACCTGGCACCGATCATTGAGAGGGGTATGAAGATGAGCAGTAGGATTTACATAAAAAGTCATCCCAAGGGTCATGAAATTGGTGCTCCATACATAGAGCTCCATGTCTATGCCAGTGCTGAGCGTAGGGAGGATGCGGAGAGGGATGTGGATAATGTGGTTCAATTCCTAATAAACACCATAAGGGAGAAAGGCGGTGTGGTTTTAAGTGGTTAA
- a CDS encoding SPL family radical SAM protein gives MSFKPIVREIRVRNALNRSGLPEYDYSLNPYLGCQHGCTYCYAPEFTKGEPGKRWGYVVYVKVNLLEVLSREVRRFRPGIVGVSTITDPYQPVESRYRLTRGSIDILCNAGFHVSIQTKSALVIRDLDLLLKCEGQVDVGFTITTLGDDYRVIEPMAAHPMARAAALRRLASHGIRTWIFLGPIIPMLNDDPGHYKPIIKLAHETHSEVVIDRLRVKGSIAGRLGAHGISVSVDNGWWVRKVHEIKGYCRELGVNCITSDEEWRSKGANKGLLSFL, from the coding sequence TTGAGCTTCAAGCCCATTGTTAGGGAGATTAGGGTTAGGAACGCCCTGAACCGCTCAGGACTTCCTGAGTATGACTACTCCCTAAACCCATACCTAGGCTGCCAACATGGCTGCACCTACTGCTACGCCCCGGAGTTCACAAAGGGTGAACCAGGTAAGCGCTGGGGCTATGTGGTTTATGTTAAGGTGAACCTACTGGAGGTCCTGAGCAGGGAGGTTAGGAGGTTCAGGCCTGGCATTGTGGGTGTATCCACAATAACCGACCCGTACCAACCAGTGGAGTCCAGGTACAGACTCACTAGGGGCTCAATAGACATACTATGCAACGCGGGCTTCCACGTAAGCATACAGACAAAGTCAGCATTGGTGATCAGGGACCTGGACCTACTGCTGAAGTGCGAGGGCCAGGTGGATGTGGGCTTCACAATAACCACGTTGGGCGATGACTACAGGGTCATAGAGCCCATGGCGGCGCATCCCATGGCCAGGGCCGCTGCCCTCAGGAGGTTGGCTAGTCATGGGATTAGGACGTGGATTTTCCTGGGCCCCATAATACCCATGTTAAACGACGACCCAGGCCATTACAAGCCCATAATCAAGCTTGCCCACGAGACCCACAGTGAGGTTGTCATTGATAGGCTTAGGGTTAAGGGTTCAATTGCGGGTAGGTTGGGTGCCCATGGAATTAGCGTGAGCGTTGATAATGGGTGGTGGGTTAGGAAGGTTCATGAGATTAAGGGTTACTGCAGGGAGTTGGGCGTTAATTGTATAACGTCTGATGAGGAGTGGAGGAGCAAGGGGGCTAACAAAGGCCTCCTGAGCTTCCTCTAG